The Nycticebus coucang isolate mNycCou1 chromosome 8, mNycCou1.pri, whole genome shotgun sequence genome has a window encoding:
- the CAMK1 gene encoding calcium/calmodulin-dependent protein kinase type 1 isoform X2 — protein MPGAVQGPSWKQAEDIRDIYDFRDVLGTGAFSEVILAEDKRTQKLVAIKCIAKKALEGKEGSLGNEITVLHKIKHPNIVALDDIYESGGHLYLIMQLVSGGELFDRIVEKGFYTERDASRLIFQVLDAVKYLHDLGIVHRDLKPENLLYYSLDEDSKIMISDFGLSKMEDPGSVLSTACGTPGYVAPEVLAQKPYSKAVDCWSIGVIAYILLCGYPPFYDENDAKLFEQILKAEYEFDSPYWDDISDSAKDFIRHLMEKDPEKRFTCEQALQHPWIAGDTALDKNIHQSVSEQIKKNFAKSKWKQAFNATAVVRHMRKLQLGTSQEGQGQMASHGELLTPAAGGPVAGCCCRDCCMEPGPELSPTLPPQL, from the exons ATGCCGGGGGCAGTGCAAGGCCCCAGCTGGAAGCAGGCAGAGGACATTAGGGACATTTATGACTTCCGAGATGTTCTGGGCAC GGGGGCCTTCTCAGAGGTAATACTGGCAGAAGATAAGAGGACGCAGAAGCTGGTGGCCATCAAATGCATTGCCAAGAAGGCCCTGGAGGGCAAGGAGGGCAGCCTGGGGAATGAGATCACTGTCCTGCACAA GATCAAGCATCCCAACATCGTAGCCCTGGATGACATCTATGAGAGTGGGGGCCACCTCTACCTCATCATGCAGCT GGTGTCGGGCGGGGAGCTGTTTGACCGCATTGTGGAAAAAGGCTTCTATACAGAGCGTGATGCCAGTCGCCTCATCTTCCAAGTGCTGGACGCTGTTAAGTACCTGCATGACCTGGGCATTGTACACCGGGATCTCAAG CCAGAGAATCTGCTGTACTACAGCTTGGACGAAGACTCCAAGATCATGATATCTGACTTTGGCCTCTCCAAGATGGAGGACCCCGGCAGTGTGCTCTCAACCGCCTGTGGAACCCCAGGATACGTGG CCCCTGAGGTCCTGGCCCAGAAGCCCTACAGCAAGGCTGTGGATTGCTGGTCCATCGGGGTCATTGCTTATATCCT GCTCTGCGGTTATCCCCCGTTCTATGACGAGAATGATGCCAAACTCTTTGAACAGATTTTGAAGGCCGAGTATGAGTTTGACTCTCCTTACTGGGACGACATCTCTGACTCTG CCAAAGACTTCATCCGGCACTTGATGGAGAAGGATCCAGAGAAGAGGTTTACCTGTGAGCAGGCCTTGCAGCACCCATG GATTGCAGGAGATACGGCTCTAGATAAGAATATCCACCAGTCGGTGAGTGAGCAGATCAAGAAGAACTTTGCCAAGAGCAAGTGGAAG CAAGCCTTCAATGCCACCGCTGTGGTGCGGCATATGAGGAAGCTACAGCTGGGCACCAGCCAGGAGGGGCAGGGACAGATGGCAAGCCATGGGGAGCTGCTGACACCAGCAGCTGGGG GGCCCGTGGCAGGCTGCTGCTGTCGAGATTGTTGCATGGAGCCAGGCCCAGAATTGTCCCCCACACTGCCACCCCAGCTCTAG
- the CAMK1 gene encoding calcium/calmodulin-dependent protein kinase type 1 isoform X1: protein MPGAVQGPSWKQAEDIRDIYDFRDVLGTGAFSEVILAEDKRTQKLVAIKCIAKKALEGKEGSLGNEITVLHKIKHPNIVALDDIYESGGHLYLIMQLVSGGELFDRIVEKGFYTERDASRLIFQVLDAVKYLHDLGIVHRDLKPENLLYYSLDEDSKIMISDFGLSKMEDPGSVLSTACGTPGYVAPEVLAQKPYSKAVDCWSIGVIAYILLCGYPPFYDENDAKLFEQILKAEYEFDSPYWDDISDSAKDFIRHLMEKDPEKRFTCEQALQHPWIAGDTALDKNIHQSVSEQIKKNFAKSKWKQAFNATAVVRHMRKLQLGTSQEGQGQMASHGELLTPAAGGEECGLSGTVWVVHQEALRLEGRVCPTANSVFCSHVGPVAGCCCRDCCMEPGPELSPTLPPQL, encoded by the exons ATGCCGGGGGCAGTGCAAGGCCCCAGCTGGAAGCAGGCAGAGGACATTAGGGACATTTATGACTTCCGAGATGTTCTGGGCAC GGGGGCCTTCTCAGAGGTAATACTGGCAGAAGATAAGAGGACGCAGAAGCTGGTGGCCATCAAATGCATTGCCAAGAAGGCCCTGGAGGGCAAGGAGGGCAGCCTGGGGAATGAGATCACTGTCCTGCACAA GATCAAGCATCCCAACATCGTAGCCCTGGATGACATCTATGAGAGTGGGGGCCACCTCTACCTCATCATGCAGCT GGTGTCGGGCGGGGAGCTGTTTGACCGCATTGTGGAAAAAGGCTTCTATACAGAGCGTGATGCCAGTCGCCTCATCTTCCAAGTGCTGGACGCTGTTAAGTACCTGCATGACCTGGGCATTGTACACCGGGATCTCAAG CCAGAGAATCTGCTGTACTACAGCTTGGACGAAGACTCCAAGATCATGATATCTGACTTTGGCCTCTCCAAGATGGAGGACCCCGGCAGTGTGCTCTCAACCGCCTGTGGAACCCCAGGATACGTGG CCCCTGAGGTCCTGGCCCAGAAGCCCTACAGCAAGGCTGTGGATTGCTGGTCCATCGGGGTCATTGCTTATATCCT GCTCTGCGGTTATCCCCCGTTCTATGACGAGAATGATGCCAAACTCTTTGAACAGATTTTGAAGGCCGAGTATGAGTTTGACTCTCCTTACTGGGACGACATCTCTGACTCTG CCAAAGACTTCATCCGGCACTTGATGGAGAAGGATCCAGAGAAGAGGTTTACCTGTGAGCAGGCCTTGCAGCACCCATG GATTGCAGGAGATACGGCTCTAGATAAGAATATCCACCAGTCGGTGAGTGAGCAGATCAAGAAGAACTTTGCCAAGAGCAAGTGGAAG CAAGCCTTCAATGCCACCGCTGTGGTGCGGCATATGAGGAAGCTACAGCTGGGCACCAGCCAGGAGGGGCAGGGACAGATGGCAAGCCATGGGGAGCTGCTGACACCAGCAGCTGGGGGTGAGGAGTGCGGGCTCTCTGGAACGGTATGGGTGGTCCACCAAGAGGCACTCAGGCTGGAGGGGAGGGTCTGCCCGACAGCCAACTCTGTTTTCTGTTCCCATGTAGGGCCCGTGGCAGGCTGCTGCTGTCGAGATTGTTGCATGGAGCCAGGCCCAGAATTGTCCCCCACACTGCCACCCCAGCTCTAG